The genomic DNA TGGTGACGAATGGCGTGCTGTTCACCCAGCCGGGCAAGCCGGTGAAAGTGCGGCAGGCGAAGGGTCAATAAACCGTTCTGGCGTTCGCCTCACCCCCCGGCCCCCTCTCCGAAAAGGAGAGGGGGAGCCACGGAAGAGAAGGAGCTATCTATTGCCTATATATTTAAAGAAAAAGGTTATTCCCAGCAGCTGTTAAATCGTCCAGCTCCCCCTCTCCTTTTCGGAGAGGGGGCCGGGGGGTGAGGCGAACGCCAGAACGACAATTTTATCAACTATGAACATCTCCGAGCTATCCCTAAAACGGCCCGTGCTGGCGACGGTGCTCAACCTGCTGCTGATACTTTTCGGGGGGGTAGGGTTTTCGTTTCTGGCCCTGCGCGACTACCCGGCCATCGACCCGCCGATTATCAGCGTCAATACCGCCTACACGGGGGCCAACGCCGACGTGATTGAAAACCAGATAACGGAGCCGCTGGAAAAGCAGATTAACGGCATTCCGGGCATTAAGTCCATTACCAGCAGCTCGTCGCTGGGCAGCAGCAACATCACGGTTGAGTTTAACCTGGGCGTTGATTTGGAGGCCGCCGCCTCCGACGTGCGCGACAAGGTGGGCCAGGGCGTGCGCTCGCTGCCGCAGGATATTGACGCGCCGCCAGTAGTGTCGAAGTCGGACGCCAACTCCGACTTTATCCTCATTCTGGCCGTGCAGAGCCACACCAAAAGCCTGCTGGAGCTGAGTGATTTTGCCGAAAACAACTTGCAGCAGCGCTTCCAGACCATCAACGGGGTGTCGGCCATCAACATCTTTGGGCAGCAGCGCTACGCCATGCGCCTGTGGCTGGACCCGGCCAAGATGGACGCCTTCCAGGTGTCGTTCACCAATGTGCAGCAGGCCCTGAACGCCGAGAACGTGGAGGTGCCGGTGGGTAAAATCTACGGCGGCAACACCGAGTTGACTATCCGCACGATGGCCCGCTTCACCACCGAGGAGCAATTCCGCAACCTCATTCTGCGAGAAGATTCCAAGGGCATCGTGCGCCTCGGCGACGTGGCGCGGGTGGTGCTGGGCCCCGAAAACTATGAGCAGAGCTGGAAGCTAAACGGCGCCTACGCCGTGGGCCTGGCCATTATCCCGCAGCCGGGTACCAACTACGTGCAGATTGCCGACGAATTCAACAAGCGCCTGGCCGAGGTGCTGAAGGAGAATAAGTCTGACATTGAGATGCGGGTAATTGTGGACAACACCAAGATTGTGCGCAACTCGATTGACGAAGTGATGGAAACCCTGGCCATTTCCTTCGGGCTGGTGGTGCTGGTTATCTTCTTCTTCTTCCGCAACTGGCTCACGGCCCTGCGCCCGCTCATCGACATTCCGATTTCGCTGATTGCCACGTTTTTCGTGATGTATCTGGCGGGCTTCACCATCAATATTCTGACGCTGCTGGGCATTGTGCTGGCCACCGGCCTGGTAGTGGACGACGGTATTGTGGTGACGGAGAACATTTTCCGTAAGCTCGAAGAGGGCATGAACATCAAGGACGCGGCGCGCGAGGGTAGCAAGGAGATTTTCTTCGCCGTTATCGCCACCTCGCTCACGCTGGCGGTGGTGTTCCTGCCCGTCATTTTTCTGGAAGGCTTCACGGGGCGCTTGTTCCGCGAGTTTGGGGTGGTGGTGGCGGGTGCGGTGCTGATTTCGGCCTTCGTGTCGCTCACCATCACGCCGGTGCTCAACGTGGTGCTGCACCGCGAAAGCGGCAAGGAGGGCGGCAGCGGCCACGGCCGGTTTTATGACAAGACCGAGCCGTTTTTCCAGGGCATGGAAAGCTGGTACGGGCGCATCGTGGGCAAGTTTCTGCGGGTGCGGGCGCTGGCCTGGGTGGTGGTGGCGGCCTGCGCGGGCATCATTTTCTTCGTTGGCCGGGGCATTCCAACCGAGCTGGCCCCGCTGGAAGACCGCAGCAGCGTGCGCCTGGTGCTGACCGGGCCGGAGGGCACGAGCTTTAGCGCAATGGAGAAAATCAGCGACCAGGTGGCCGCCTTTGTGCGCGACTCAGTGCCCGAGAACGACTTTGTTTTTTCGCGCACGCCCGCCGGCAGCAGCACCAACACCTCGCAGGTGCGCACCGGCCTGGTGCCGCCCGACCAGCGCAAGCGCACCCAGGACCAGATAGCTAAGTACCTGACCAAGGCCACCAAGCGCTTCAACGACGCCCGCATTTTTGTGGTGCAGGAGCAGACCATTGCCGTGGGCTCGGGCTCGAAGAGCAGCGTGCCGGTGCAGTTCGTGCTGCAAACCACTGATTTGGCCAGTATCCGCGAAGCCCTACCCCGGTTCCTGGCCGCCGCCCGGCAAGACCCGACCTTCCAGAACGTGGATGCCAACCTCAAATTCAACAAGCCCGAGGTGCAGCTGACGTTTGACCGTCTCAAAATCAGGGATTTGGGCCTGACCACGCAAGACGTGGCCGCCGCCGTGCAGGGCGCGTTTGGGGGTAGGCGCATGGCGTATTTCCTGCGCGATGGCCGGCAGTACCAGGTCATTGGCCAGGTGGACCGCGACGCCCGCAGCGCGCCCAACGACATCACCCGCCTCTACGTGACCAACAACCGGGGCGAGAGCATTCCGCTGTCGGCAGTAGTGCATCAGGTCGAAAACTCGAACCCGGCCACGCTTTATCACTTCAACCGTTTCAAGGCGGCCACCATCTCGGCGCAGCTGGCCGAAGGCAAAACCGTGGGCGACGGCGTGAAGGCTATGCAGGCCATTGCCGATAAAGTGCTGGACCCCACCGTTTTTCAAACGGCCCTCACCGGCTCCTCGCGCGACTTTGCCGAGAGCGCGGGCAACACCACGTTTGCGTTTTTGTTGGCTTTGGTGCTGATTTATTTGCTGCTGGCGGCGCAGTTTGAGAGCTTCCGCGACCCGCTCATCATTCTTATCACGGTGCCGCTGGCGCTGGCCGGCGCGCTGCTCAGCCTGTGGGCAATGGGCCAGACGCTCAATATTTTCTCGCAAATCGGGATGATTATGCTGATTGGCCTCGTGACAAAAAATGGCATTCTCATCGTGGAGTTTGCCAACCACCAGCGCGATGCCGGCCTGCCCCTGCGCGAGGCCGTGCGCCTGGCCGCTCAGCAGCGCCTGCGTCCCATCCTGATGACCTCGCTGGCCACCGCGCTCGGCGCCCTACCCATTGCCCTGAGCCTGGGCGCGGCCAGCACCAGCCGCAAGCCGCTGGGCATCGTTATCGTGGGCGGCATTCTGTTCTCGCTGGTGCTCACGCTGTTGGTCATCCCGGCTATTTATACCTTTATCGCTAAAGAGAAAAAACCGGAGGCTTTGGAGGAAGTGCCGGTTTCGGAGCCGGTTGAAGTTACCGCCTAACGGTGTACCTAACCCCCGCGCCAAAACATTGCTACGAATTCATGAAATTCCTACTAGTAAGCCTGTTAGCTCTTTTTACCAGCCTGCTCGGCTTAGCTCAGCAAGCGCCCTCGGTGCCCGCGCCCGCCGTGGCGGCCAACCCGCCCGCGCCCGTGCTTACGCTGCACGAAGCCCTGCAAACAGCGCTCAAGAATAGCCTCGACCTGCAGATTGGGCAAAACACGGTGGAGGTGCAGCGGCTGCAAAATACGCTGGGCTTCGCGGGCGGCTTGCCGACGCTGGCGCTCACGGCCAACAACAACGTGGTTATCAACAATACCCAGCAGGAGTTTAACACGGGCTTGTCGCGCAATGCGACCGGGGCGCGCAACACGCAGTACAATACGGGCCTGGCGGGCACCTACTTGCTGTATAATGGCGGCTACGTGGTGGCCAACCGCAAGCGGCTCGATGAGTTACAGCAAATCAGCGAGCTGCAGCTCAACTCAATTGTGCAGAATGTGCTGGCCGATGTGAGTCTGAAATACTACGCCGTGGTGCAGCAGCAGCGCTATATCCGCACGCTGGAAGCTTCCACGGAAGTATCGCGCCAGAAGCTGCGCCTCATTGACGCCCGGCAGGCGGTGGGCCTGGCCAATAATGCCGATAAGTTTCAGGCGCAGCTCGACCTCAACGCGCAGCTCGAAACGCAGCAGCAGCAGGCCCTGGCTGCCCAGCAGGCCACGGCCGATTTGCTGCGCGCGCTCACCCTGAACCTGGATACGCCCATCGCGGTAGAGGATTCAATTCCGGTGGACCGCAATCTGCACTGGGCTGCTATTGAAACCTCGTTGGTACACAACCCCGCCCTGCTGGCCGCCGACCGCCAGGTGCGCGTGAATGAGCTGCTGGTGCGCGTGGCCCGCGCCAATCGCTACCCCGCCATTGGCCTGAACGCGGGCAGCAACTTTGCCCGCAGCCAGAACGCAGTGGGTACCACGCTCTTCAACCAGAGCTACGGCCCCTACGCCGGCTTTGGCCTGACCCTACCCCTCTACTCGGGCGGCGTGAACAAGCGCCTGGTGGACGTGGCCCGCGTGAACACCAAAACGGCGGAATTGCAGCTCCAAGCCTTGCAGCAAAACTACCAGCTCAACGCCCACAAAGCCTGGGAAGCCTACCAGCAGCAGCTCGCCTCGGTAGCCATCGCCGAGCAGAGCTACGTCACGGCGCGCCAGCTTCTGAAGCTGGTGCAGATGCGCCTCGATGCCGGCCTTTCCACGCTGGTGGATGTGAAGCTGGCCCAGCAGAGCTTCGAGGATGCCGGCTACCGCCTGACGAATTATCGCTACGCCGCCAAGTCGGCCGAGATAACCTTGCGGCAACTGGCGGCGCTGCTCACGCCGTAAGGGGGGGTAGGGAATACTGACGAATGACGCGTGACTAACTGCTTCCAGGCCGCGCCGAGTCCGCGCATTTTACCCCTTTCTTCTGTGAGAATTACGGGGCTGGTCCCCGCCGCCGCCTGGGTTGTTTGATTTGGGTAAGCTTTCGTTTGAAAGGGGTAAGCCGCCCACTAGGACGCGCTGCTACTTTTCAAGCTTTCGAAATCAACGTGTTCGGGGCGCTGAACGTGGTGCGGCGGGCGCTGCCGCACCTGCGCCGGCAGGGGGCCGGCCACATCATCAACCTTTCTTGCATTGCCGGCCTGGCCCCGCTGCCCGGCTGGGGCCTCTACTCCGCCACCAAGTTTGCGCTGGAAGGCTGGTCGGAGTCGCTGGCGCAGGAAGTGGCGTCGTTTGGCCTAAAGGTGACCGTAGTGGAGCTGGGCGGCCTGCGCACCAACTTTCTCACGCCGGAGGCGCTGACGATGGCCCGGCAGCCGCTGCCGGCCTACGCGCACATCCGCACCGCGCACGCCCAGTTGCTCACGAAGAATGGACAGCAAATCGGCGACCCGGACAAAGCGGCCGATGCCATTATGCGCGTGGCGGCGGCGGCGCAGCCCCCGCTCCGCTTAGTGCTCGGCACCGATGCCTACGAGCGGGCGCAGCAGCACTTGCACACGCAGCAGCAGGTGCTTTCGGCCTGGCAAAGCGTGTCCACGGCTATCGGCTTTGAGGAGTAGGCGAAGAAAGCGAAACGCAGTGGTCAGGTCATCCGGCCCGGCTTTCTGTCCTACTTACTGCGGTTAAGCAGGTCATTTCAGTTTCTCCCGCTTTAGGGTAAGGGGGTAGGAGGGGATAATTGGGGGTTCTGCTTTACCAGTTATCCCTTCCCAAATTCCTCCCCTCCTACCCCTACCCCAGAGTCGTTAAGCTCTACCCCCCGGCCCTACCATCAAAATCACCGGTAGCCTGCGTAACGGCAGCTACTTATTACCTGCTGTTATGCAAGGGGGAGTAGCGCGAACTTTGTAGTTCGCGTCTCCGCGCCGTTCTACTGGCTTTAACGGCGCGGGGACGCGAACTACAAAGTTCGCGCTACTCCCCCTTGCGTAACGGCAGCTACTTATTACCTATCCTAGCACCCATGAAAATTGATTTAACTGGTAAAGTCGCCCTCGTGACGGGCGCGGCTGGGGGCATTGGCCGCGCGGTGGTAGCCGCCCTGCTCGAAGCGGGGGCCAGCGTCGTGGCCGAAGACCTTAACCCCGCGGTGCGGGAATTGGAACAGCTGAGCCCCCGCGTGGTGAGCCTGCACGGCCCAGGGGCCGCCAGCGCC from Hymenobacter psoromatis includes the following:
- a CDS encoding acriflavin resistance protein, with product MNISELSLKRPVLATVLNLLLILFGGVGFSFLALRDYPAIDPPIISVNTAYTGANADVIENQITEPLEKQINGIPGIKSITSSSSLGSSNITVEFNLGVDLEAAASDVRDKVGQGVRSLPQDIDAPPVVSKSDANSDFILILAVQSHTKSLLELSDFAENNLQQRFQTINGVSAINIFGQQRYAMRLWLDPAKMDAFQVSFTNVQQALNAENVEVPVGKIYGGNTELTIRTMARFTTEEQFRNLILREDSKGIVRLGDVARVVLGPENYEQSWKLNGAYAVGLAIIPQPGTNYVQIADEFNKRLAEVLKENKSDIEMRVIVDNTKIVRNSIDEVMETLAISFGLVVLVIFFFFRNWLTALRPLIDIPISLIATFFVMYLAGFTINILTLLGIVLATGLVVDDGIVVTENIFRKLEEGMNIKDAAREGSKEIFFAVIATSLTLAVVFLPVIFLEGFTGRLFREFGVVVAGAVLISAFVSLTITPVLNVVLHRESGKEGGSGHGRFYDKTEPFFQGMESWYGRIVGKFLRVRALAWVVVAACAGIIFFVGRGIPTELAPLEDRSSVRLVLTGPEGTSFSAMEKISDQVAAFVRDSVPENDFVFSRTPAGSSTNTSQVRTGLVPPDQRKRTQDQIAKYLTKATKRFNDARIFVVQEQTIAVGSGSKSSVPVQFVLQTTDLASIREALPRFLAAARQDPTFQNVDANLKFNKPEVQLTFDRLKIRDLGLTTQDVAAAVQGAFGGRRMAYFLRDGRQYQVIGQVDRDARSAPNDITRLYVTNNRGESIPLSAVVHQVENSNPATLYHFNRFKAATISAQLAEGKTVGDGVKAMQAIADKVLDPTVFQTALTGSSRDFAESAGNTTFAFLLALVLIYLLLAAQFESFRDPLIILITVPLALAGALLSLWAMGQTLNIFSQIGMIMLIGLVTKNGILIVEFANHQRDAGLPLREAVRLAAQQRLRPILMTSLATALGALPIALSLGAASTSRKPLGIVIVGGILFSLVLTLLVIPAIYTFIAKEKKPEALEEVPVSEPVEVTA